DNA sequence from the Armigeres subalbatus isolate Guangzhou_Male chromosome 1, GZ_Asu_2, whole genome shotgun sequence genome:
GAAAGTTCTTATCGAAACGAGACTGCTTGTTTCGTGGACTTCCAGCATGATCGAATCCGCTTCTGCGCTTGAATGGAGCATTACGTGAGGCCTGTACATTACTACGTACATAGTTGACCGTTTGATCATACGATCGGCTTGCATGGATAGTTTCCGTTTGATAGGCTTCATCCCGCGTTGCTGATTGCACGATGAAGTTCGTCTCGTGGCCAAACGTTCGCGCTGTTCTAGCCAATTCGCGATTCGCCATACCTTTGAGCAGTTGAGCACGCACGAATCGCTCCTGGTCACACGAACTATACCGGCATAGACGCACCTTCTGCATAAGTCTGGCGTGAAAACCGACCACAGTCTCTCCTTTCTCTTGCTGCATAGACGAAAATGCTTCATGCTCCGCTGCGGTGTCGGTCATGGACCTTAGATGTTCTTCGATGTTTCTTATGAAGTCTGCGTAGCAGTTTTCACTGTTCAAATTCGGTCTTAATTTAGCAGCACGAACGATTCCCTGCATTTCCTCGCCCATCGAATGAAAAGTAGTTGCGATCGCCGCGTGGGGTCAATAGCATTGGACAACGATGCAGCGATTTCGAAgttttctatatattttgacCATTCTTCCCACATTTTATTTGCGGCGACGTTTTTTGGAAATGGCTTCATTTGGTCCCAGCGTATAGATGGGATATGTCCCTCTGCCTGAGACGATCGCCCATTGCGAAAGCTGTTCCAACTTTCCTCTGCATCATTTCTGCTGATATCACGCTCCCGGGAACTTTTAACTTCAGCTGACAGGTCCGCGATCTTCTTCTCCATGTCAGCGACTTGCTTCTTCAAAGCGTTGTTTTCATAGTTAGTATCAGTTTCAATCCGGTGGGGGTCGTATTGCTGGTCTCCATCATTTTGGTCTTCATACTCGCTGTCGACATCATGAACAACTGGAGCGCGAACAAACCTCCCTACCTCCAAACACTCGGTCGTCGCACACTCTTCTTCTTCACTACTACCACCATTAAAGCGGTTCAATCGCACGTATCTTCCTTCGGACATTTTGTAATCTTTCGATCGCTTCGAATATCTGTAAACATAATACCAAGAAGACAGTTCTTAGTTTGAGGGctcttttcaacatttttttcgttttcaaaataaAAGCTTGTTTTCTTTTAATAATCATCTGGCAGTTTTAATTACGTACCACAGCTGTAAAATTTGGCGGATGTTCCGTTCTGGGTAGTTTTCATTACACACCGCAGATATCAATGAGGGCGGTTGTCCCGACGCgccatttttattttcagttgGTTTTCTTTACCAAATGGTTTTCTTTACCACTAATAAAATCTGGGTAGTTTTCATTACACACCGCAGATATCAATGAGGGCGGTTGTCCCGACGCgccatttttattttcagttgGTTTTCTTTACCAAATGGTTTTCTTTACCACTAATTAAATCTGGGTAGTTTTCATTACACACCGCAGATATCAATGAGGGCGGTTGTCCCGACGCgccatttttattttcagttgGTTTTCTTTACCAAATGGTTTTCTTTACCACTAATAAAATCTGGGTAGTTTTCATTACACACCACAGATATCAAAGATGGCGGTTGTCCCAACTcgccattttattttattatatgtgGTTTTCTTTACCACATGTTTATGGTAATGGTTTTCATTACCACTACAATAATCAAATAGCAGTATTTATTAAAAGCTTAAAGTTTCCAAGGCACTAACAAAGTGGTTTGCCTTACCACAGTTTTGAATACTTTTTTTAGGAAAGCATTCCGACACCgttttcaaacacttttttctttttcttttttgtaatttttgtttcttCACACCAAGCGATTTCATGCATCATTTTAGGCACGATTATAATTATGCTGatctcctggcaggatcgccaaatgtggaaTCTGTCCAGGCAATTATCTAGACGCGGCATAATGAAGAGCAGCCATTTTGCATAATGCACAACAAATCGCCTGGTATGGAGAATCGGCCCGACGACAAATGTGACTTACCTCGTCTGGATGTTTTCACACAATGACGATCGTCCAACGTTGTGACGATCGTTGTCTGCTTTACGGCGCTACCAACCTTATAGAGCAACTGATGTATACAAGGGGTAAGACGGTGATCATACACAGTCTGATATACACCTCACAGTAGCTTAATAAGAGAGCTCTTTGCATCTTTACTGGCCTTATAACCGGATACTGCCGGAAATATTCGCCAGGTTCAaaatgatatctgtcgtttctgtaacatgggaCCTGACACCTCGGACCGAGTCGGAACGTCTGCTTTGCAGTTCTGATGCATtgtaaatagtggctttatgcagCCAGGAGAAATTTCGACTGATAATCCTGGAAAGTTGATGggttttattatttcaattttgccGGACTGGGAAAAGATGCATCTTAGCcaacctacaagatgcgaatagtttactaatcaggggtataccatAAAAGCTCTACTCATTTTCACTCAGTGGCTCTACGCCCCAACAATAAAAGGATAGTAAATTTTAAATCTGAAATTAGTAGGTCGTTGGTCGAATGGCTACCGGGCGTTGTCGAATCAAGAAAACCCCTACTTTGGAGAGGATTGGATTGGAGAAGAAACTTACATAACGTACCAATGAAGCGCGGGAAGTGTGACCATCCACAAACAGCAATATAggaaatccatgtattttgtttCACGGCCTAAGGGTGGAACACTTTCgaaataaaatcgaaaaataaaagACAGTAAAAAACATCCAGAATCGTAAAACAGTAAAAAAACATCCAGAAAAATTTCCAACTCCCCAAAAACGGGATACACTTGGTAAACGGAATTTGTATAGAAATAATATTAATGGCGGTGCAAGATTCAAACCTG
Encoded proteins:
- the LOC134214626 gene encoding uncharacterized protein LOC134214626 → MSEGRYVRLNRFNGGSSEEEECATTECLEVGRFVRAPVVHDVDSEYEDQNDGDQQYDPHRIETDTNYENNALKKQVADMEKKIADLSAEVKSSRERDISRNDAEESWNSFRNGRSSQAEGHIPSIRWDQMKPFPKNVAANKMWEEWSKYIENFEIAASLSNAIDPTRRSQLLFIRWARKCRESFVLLN